A region of Haloplanus sp. XH21 DNA encodes the following proteins:
- a CDS encoding DUF7553 family protein, protein MAIDELERASEELRAAADLTDGDERDRLEQQAEHLANLAESGADHGRLARHANTLHELKSATGADAGEHIDAAMEAISAYRETIEGV, encoded by the coding sequence ATGGCAATCGACGAACTCGAACGAGCGAGCGAGGAACTGCGCGCCGCGGCCGATCTGACCGACGGCGACGAACGCGACCGACTCGAACAGCAGGCCGAGCACCTGGCGAACTTGGCGGAGTCGGGCGCGGACCACGGTCGCCTCGCCCGTCACGCCAACACGCTCCACGAACTCAAATCCGCGACGGGTGCGGACGCGGGCGAGCATATCGACGCCGCGATGGAGGCCATCAGCGCCTACCGCGAAACCATCGAAGGCGTGTAG
- a CDS encoding transcription antitermination protein has product MDATTLVDTVTDDLETELSRLGSSKWLYALTDGEMSGDAVRTAAAADAAAAADRFESWAADADDPDAESCFDHLATTARNRHETLDADADADAADRRIYGTLADFDDPVERVGAALGHSLVTDRTAGQMVGFFVGDADPSTANTFRSLRDDIDDAHDHIVETLDAICASDDDWVRAEAAATEAIEAAYDDYVETLESMGVKPKNVC; this is encoded by the coding sequence ATGGACGCCACCACGCTCGTCGACACCGTAACCGACGACCTGGAGACCGAACTGTCCCGACTCGGTTCGTCGAAATGGCTGTACGCCCTGACCGACGGCGAGATGTCGGGCGACGCCGTCCGCACCGCCGCGGCCGCCGACGCCGCCGCCGCGGCCGACCGCTTCGAGTCGTGGGCGGCCGACGCCGACGACCCCGACGCTGAATCCTGTTTCGACCACCTCGCGACCACCGCCCGGAACCGCCACGAGACGCTCGACGCCGACGCCGACGCCGACGCCGCGGACCGGCGCATCTACGGGACGCTCGCGGACTTCGACGACCCCGTCGAACGCGTCGGCGCCGCCCTCGGCCACTCCCTCGTCACCGACCGGACGGCGGGACAGATGGTCGGCTTCTTCGTCGGCGACGCCGACCCCTCCACCGCCAACACGTTCCGGTCGCTCCGTGACGACATCGACGACGCTCACGACCACATCGTCGAGACGCTCGACGCGATCTGTGCGTCCGACGACGACTGGGTGCGGGCCGAGGCGGCCGCCACCGAAGCCATCGAGGCGGCTTACGACGACTACGTCGAAACGCTCGAATCGATGGGCGTCAAACCGAAAAACGTCTGCTGA
- a CDS encoding sulfurtransferase, whose amino-acid sequence MSDSAYAKDVLVSADWVEDHLDDFQSDDPDYRLVEVDVDTEAYDEGHAPGAIGFNWETDLQDQTTRDILSKEDFEALLGSHGITEDSTVVLYGDNSNWFAAYTYWQFKYYGHDDVRLMDGGRDYWLENDYPLTEDVPDFSVVDYEASGPRESIRAYREDVENAIDRGLPLVDVRSPEEFSGEILAPPGLQETAQRGGHIPGAKNISWAAVTNDDGTFKSRDEIAQLYAEEGIDGEGTTVAYCRIGERSSVAWFALHELLGYEDTINYDGSWTEWGNLVGVPIEKGEAE is encoded by the coding sequence ATGTCAGATTCAGCGTACGCAAAAGACGTCCTCGTTTCGGCGGACTGGGTGGAAGACCACCTGGACGACTTCCAGAGCGACGATCCGGACTATCGTCTGGTGGAAGTCGACGTCGACACCGAGGCCTACGACGAGGGTCACGCCCCCGGCGCCATCGGCTTCAACTGGGAGACGGACCTGCAGGACCAGACCACGCGCGACATCCTCTCGAAGGAGGACTTCGAAGCGCTGCTGGGCAGTCACGGCATCACTGAGGACTCCACGGTCGTCCTCTACGGTGACAACTCCAACTGGTTCGCGGCCTACACCTACTGGCAGTTCAAGTACTACGGTCACGACGACGTCCGTCTGATGGACGGCGGCCGCGACTACTGGCTCGAGAACGACTACCCGCTCACCGAGGACGTGCCGGACTTCTCGGTCGTCGACTACGAGGCCTCGGGTCCCCGCGAGAGCATCCGTGCCTACCGCGAGGACGTCGAGAACGCCATCGACCGCGGGCTTCCGCTCGTGGACGTTCGCTCGCCCGAGGAGTTCAGTGGCGAGATCCTCGCCCCGCCGGGCCTGCAGGAGACCGCCCAGCGCGGCGGCCACATCCCCGGCGCGAAGAACATCTCGTGGGCCGCGGTCACCAACGACGACGGCACGTTCAAGAGCCGCGACGAGATCGCGCAGCTCTACGCCGAGGAAGGCATCGACGGCGAGGGCACGACCGTCGCCTACTGCCGCATCGGCGAGCGCTCGTCGGTCGCCTGGTTCGCGCTCCACGAACTCCTCGGCTACGAGGACACCATCAACTACGACGGCTCCTGGACCGAGTGGGGCAACCTCGTGGGCGTCCCGATCGAGAAGGGCGAGGCCGAGTAA
- a CDS encoding sulfurtransferase codes for MTEDIVVSMEWLATHRGEVQVVDVRDAWEFDGIGHIPGAVNVPFDEFRSQKGDEGMLPGEERWTDLMASAGIGTDDCLVAYDDEHGVFAARFLVTALLYGHRDVHLLDGDFSAWSLSYETTTETPEVEPASYEVREPAASPLVGFETVRAALDTDAVVVDTRKQWEYEEGHLPGAVQLDWRELVDEETRGLKPDAELESLLTDRGITPDERIILYCNTARRISHTYVVLKHLGYEQVDFYEGSLTEWKERGGPLEQGSGQGSEEGRDESGDGDSD; via the coding sequence ATGACCGAAGATATCGTCGTCTCGATGGAGTGGCTTGCCACCCACCGCGGCGAGGTGCAGGTGGTCGACGTCCGCGACGCCTGGGAGTTCGACGGCATCGGCCATATTCCGGGCGCGGTCAACGTGCCCTTCGACGAGTTTCGGAGCCAGAAGGGCGACGAGGGGATGCTCCCCGGTGAGGAACGATGGACCGACCTGATGGCGTCGGCGGGCATCGGGACCGACGACTGCCTGGTGGCCTACGACGACGAACACGGCGTGTTCGCCGCCCGATTCCTCGTGACGGCGCTGCTGTACGGCCACCGTGATGTCCACCTCCTCGACGGCGACTTCAGCGCGTGGAGTCTGTCCTACGAGACGACGACGGAAACGCCAGAAGTGGAGCCCGCATCCTACGAGGTGCGGGAACCTGCGGCGTCGCCGCTGGTGGGATTCGAGACGGTTCGGGCGGCGCTCGACACCGACGCGGTGGTCGTCGACACCCGCAAACAGTGGGAGTACGAGGAGGGCCACCTGCCGGGCGCGGTGCAACTGGACTGGCGCGAGCTCGTCGACGAGGAGACGCGAGGGCTGAAACCCGACGCCGAACTGGAGTCGCTACTGACCGACCGGGGGATTACTCCCGACGAGCGGATCATCCTCTACTGCAACACCGCGCGCCGCATCAGCCACACGTACGTCGTACTCAAACATCTCGGCTACGAGCAGGTCGACTTCTACGAGGGGAGTCTCACGGAGTGGAAAGAGCGGGGGGGACCGCTCGAACAGGGAAGCGGGCAGGGGAGCGAGGAGGGGCGTGACGAGAGCGGCGACGGCGACAGCGACTGA
- a CDS encoding AI-2E family transporter translates to MTLQRRYVLGGLFAVLTLGAAAFLANILGTVFFALTVAYLLVPLREELTRRGLSHWRASLAVTTAALLAVVVLSLPLVVVVALRLDAVITFLAALPTTVTVEYYGFATTVTLAEVRAIAVSFGRQLARSFAVAVPVLALKLTVFVMVVFALLTRTTETHRAIIAVVPRAYRDVVHALGRRSRATLFAIYVLQAATAVGTFLIALPFFFLLGYPYYLTLAVLAAVLQFIPVVGPSVLLAVLVVVHLLAEDPARAAIVAVVGSILVAWLPDVLIRPRLARETAGLPGSLYFVGFVGGLLTIGPIGVIVGPLAVALVVEAGSLLSAELNDVPISEE, encoded by the coding sequence GTGACTCTCCAGCGCCGGTACGTGCTCGGTGGCCTCTTCGCCGTCCTGACCCTCGGTGCGGCCGCCTTCCTCGCGAACATTCTCGGGACGGTCTTTTTCGCCCTCACCGTTGCCTACCTGCTCGTCCCGCTTCGCGAGGAACTGACTCGTCGCGGGCTCTCACACTGGCGCGCCAGCCTCGCCGTGACGACGGCCGCCCTCCTCGCCGTCGTCGTCCTCTCCTTGCCTCTCGTCGTCGTCGTGGCGCTCCGCCTCGACGCCGTCATCACCTTCCTCGCGGCGCTGCCGACGACGGTCACCGTCGAATACTACGGGTTCGCCACGACTGTAACCCTCGCGGAGGTCCGGGCGATCGCCGTCTCGTTCGGCCGCCAACTCGCCCGGTCGTTCGCCGTCGCAGTCCCCGTACTCGCGCTCAAACTGACCGTGTTCGTGATGGTCGTCTTCGCGTTGCTCACGCGGACGACGGAGACACACCGGGCGATCATCGCCGTCGTGCCGCGGGCCTACCGGGACGTGGTTCACGCGCTGGGGCGCCGGAGCCGGGCGACGCTCTTTGCCATCTACGTGTTGCAGGCGGCGACGGCCGTCGGCACCTTCCTCATCGCGCTCCCGTTTTTCTTCCTCCTGGGCTACCCCTACTACCTCACGCTGGCGGTGCTCGCGGCCGTCCTGCAGTTCATCCCCGTCGTCGGCCCGTCGGTGTTGCTCGCGGTGCTCGTGGTCGTCCACTTGCTCGCGGAGGATCCCGCCCGCGCCGCCATCGTCGCCGTCGTCGGGAGCATCCTCGTGGCGTGGCTACCGGACGTGTTGATCCGCCCCCGCCTCGCGCGGGAAACCGCGGGACTCCCGGGGAGTCTCTACTTCGTCGGCTTCGTCGGCGGGTTGCTGACGATCGGTCCTATCGGCGTCATCGTCGGCCCGCTGGCCGTCGCCCTCGTCGTCGAGGCGGGGAGTCTCCTGTCGGCCGAACTCAACGATGTCCCCATCTCGGAGGAGTGA
- a CDS encoding DUF2391 family protein: MVGTSRRYRVADTAQQVVGGFLLAGPFVVTEEVWTLAAGMSWLQTLATVVIVMGIGYGALYKADDRDPERESEVGGVPVRFVSLVLVSYGSVLVLALTFGAPSTFLSELGGQPLTVGGLIIPIERVGVTLRAVSVGAVFSVVGAATADSLF; encoded by the coding sequence ATGGTCGGAACGAGTCGCCGGTACCGGGTGGCGGACACCGCCCAGCAGGTCGTCGGCGGATTCCTGCTCGCGGGACCGTTCGTGGTCACCGAGGAAGTGTGGACGCTGGCCGCCGGCATGTCGTGGCTCCAGACGCTCGCGACGGTCGTCATCGTGATGGGAATCGGCTACGGCGCGCTCTACAAGGCCGACGACCGGGATCCGGAGCGGGAGAGCGAGGTCGGCGGGGTGCCCGTCCGGTTCGTCTCGCTCGTGCTCGTCTCGTATGGGTCGGTGCTCGTCCTGGCGCTGACGTTCGGCGCCCCGTCGACGTTTCTGTCCGAGCTGGGTGGGCAACCGCTGACCGTCGGCGGGCTGATAATTCCGATCGAACGCGTTGGCGTGACGCTCAGAGCCGTGAGCGTCGGCGCCGTGTTCAGCGTCGTTGGCGCCGCAACGGCCGACTCGTTGTTCTAG